A stretch of DNA from Bacillota bacterium:
ACAGCCATTCCTCCTCATACCGGGACGGCCAGGGTGTGCGGATACGACGTGCGTACCCAGTCGTTCCAGGTGAGACGCAACATTGCCCTGGTCCCCCAGGGAGGAGGCCTTACCCACCAGTTCAACGTGTATGACAACATCTGGCTCTATCTGGTATTGCGGGGTCTCTCGCCGTGGAAGGCGAAACGCCTGGCGCGCGAGGCCCTGGCACGCTTTGACCTGGCCGCCCACGCCCGCAAGCGGCCCTCGGAACTGTCGGGCGGGCTGCGGCGCCGGGTGGACGTGGGCCGGGTGCTTGCTTTGCCAGCACAGGTGGTCTTCCTGGACGAGCCCACCACCGGGCTGGATCCCGTAGCCCGGCGGACGGTGTGGAGCAGCATACGGGAGGCCCGGGAGCGGGGATCCACCGTGTTCCTCACCACCCAGGCCATGGACGAGGTGCAGGAGCTGGCCGACGAGGTTTGCTTCCTGAGGGAAGGCATGCTGGTCTGGCGGGGCTCCAAAAGGTCTCTGCTGGACGAGCTGGGGCAGACCGGTGCCTCCCTCGTACTGGAAGACGCGGGGAATGTGACAGGCGGCGTGAGCGCGTCCGAACTGGCGGAGAAAGTGCGTGCCGTGGAGGGCGTGTTGCGAGCGGAGGCGGTGGGGGAACAGCCTGTCACCCTGCGCCTGCAACTGCAGGGAAACGGGGCCTGCCTGCCCCAGGTGATTTCCCTCCTGTACGGGTGGGGCCACCGGCTGGCCGGGCTCCAGGTGGGGGCTCCCACCGTGGAGGAAGTCTACCTGCAACTTTTCGGAAGGAGGGAGGCCGGTGCTTAGGGAGTTCGGGCTCGTCCTTTACCGGGACCTGCAGGGCCTGC
This window harbors:
- a CDS encoding ABC transporter ATP-binding protein — its product is MAIVETERLGKTYRKTWAVRDLDLAVKEGCIFALLGPNGAGKTTTVRMLTTAIPPHTGTARVCGYDVRTQSFQVRRNIALVPQGGGLTHQFNVYDNIWLYLVLRGLSPWKAKRLAREALARFDLAAHARKRPSELSGGLRRRVDVGRVLALPAQVVFLDEPTTGLDPVARRTVWSSIREARERGSTVFLTTQAMDEVQELADEVCFLREGMLVWRGSKRSLLDELGQTGASLVLEDAGNVTGGVSASELAEKVRAVEGVLRAEAVGEQPVTLRLQLQGNGACLPQVISLLYGWGHRLAGLQVGAPTVEEVYLQLFGRREAGA